One Corynebacterium tuberculostearicum DNA window includes the following coding sequences:
- the sucB gene encoding 2-oxoglutarate dehydrogenase, E2 component, dihydrolipoamide succinyltransferase, producing the protein MANSVEMPELGESVTEGTITQWLKSVGDTVEVDDPLLEVSTDKVDTEIPSPVAGTIIEIKADEDDTIEVGEVIAIIGDEDEAGSASNDSSADKGEEEAEEKKEEPKADSSNGDSGDAADVEMPELGESVTEGTITQWLKSVGDTVEVDEPLLEVSTDKVDTEIPSPVAGTLVEILADEDDTIEVGEVIARIGDENATASSSEAKPEPQEEKKEEPKAEEKEEAKADSSNGGSGDAADVEMPELGESVTEGTITQWLKSVGDTVEVDEPLLEVSTDKVDTEIPSPVAGTLVEILADEDDTIEVGEIIARIGDENATASSSEAKPEPQEDKKEEPQAEEKEEKKPEPKAEEKKESKQDSSLNTSAKVNNGDNVPYVTPLVRKLAEKHGVDLNTVEGTGVGGRIRKQDVLAAAGEGDAPAKSGAQSDNSPRARWSTKSVDPAKQELIGTTQKVNRIREITAAKMVEALQISAQLTHVQEVDMTAIWDMRKKNKQAFIDKHGANLSFLPFIVKATAEALVSHPNVNASYNPETKEMTYHSDVNIAIAVDTPKGLLTPVIHKAQDLTLPQIAQQIAELADKARNNKLKPNDLTGATFTVTNIGSEGAMLDTPILVPPQAGILGTAAIEKRPVVVNENGQDAIAIRQMCYLPFTYDHQVVDGADAGRFITTIKDRLQTADFQADLEV; encoded by the coding sequence ATGGCGAACTCCGTTGAGATGCCCGAGCTGGGCGAATCCGTAACCGAAGGCACCATCACGCAGTGGCTGAAGTCCGTCGGCGACACCGTCGAGGTCGACGACCCATTGCTCGAGGTCTCCACCGATAAGGTCGATACTGAAATCCCCTCCCCCGTAGCCGGCACCATTATTGAAATTAAGGCTGACGAGGATGACACCATCGAGGTTGGCGAAGTCATCGCCATCATCGGTGACGAGGATGAGGCAGGCTCCGCATCCAACGACTCCTCCGCTGATAAGGGCGAGGAAGAAGCAGAAGAAAAGAAGGAAGAGCCGAAGGCTGACTCCTCCAACGGCGACTCCGGCGACGCAGCCGACGTGGAAATGCCAGAACTCGGCGAATCCGTCACCGAGGGCACCATCACCCAGTGGCTCAAGTCCGTTGGCGACACCGTCGAGGTAGACGAACCACTGCTCGAGGTCTCCACCGACAAGGTCGACACCGAAATTCCTTCCCCAGTAGCAGGCACCCTGGTAGAAATCCTCGCCGACGAGGACGACACCATCGAGGTCGGCGAAGTCATCGCCCGCATCGGCGACGAAAACGCCACCGCATCCTCCTCCGAGGCCAAGCCAGAGCCACAGGAAGAAAAGAAGGAAGAGCCCAAGGCAGAAGAAAAGGAAGAGGCGAAGGCTGACTCCTCCAACGGCGGCTCCGGCGACGCAGCCGACGTGGAAATGCCAGAACTCGGCGAATCCGTCACCGAAGGCACCATCACCCAGTGGCTCAAGTCCGTTGGCGATACCGTCGAGGTAGACGAGCCACTGCTCGAGGTCTCCACCGACAAGGTCGACACCGAAATTCCTTCCCCAGTAGCAGGCACCCTGGTAGAAATCCTCGCCGACGAGGACGACACCATCGAGGTCGGCGAAATCATCGCCCGCATCGGCGACGAAAACGCCACCGCATCCTCCTCCGAGGCCAAGCCAGAGCCACAGGAAGACAAGAAGGAAGAGCCACAGGCCGAAGAAAAGGAAGAGAAGAAGCCAGAACCGAAGGCTGAGGAGAAGAAGGAGTCCAAGCAGGATTCCTCCCTGAACACCTCTGCCAAGGTCAATAACGGCGACAACGTTCCTTATGTCACCCCACTGGTACGCAAGCTGGCTGAAAAGCACGGCGTAGACCTCAACACCGTTGAGGGCACCGGCGTGGGCGGCCGTATCCGCAAGCAGGACGTGCTCGCCGCTGCTGGCGAGGGCGATGCACCTGCCAAGTCTGGCGCACAGTCCGATAACTCCCCTCGCGCGCGTTGGTCCACCAAGTCCGTGGATCCGGCCAAGCAGGAGCTCATCGGCACCACCCAGAAGGTCAACCGCATCCGCGAAATCACCGCCGCCAAGATGGTCGAGGCACTGCAGATTTCCGCGCAGCTTACCCACGTTCAGGAAGTCGACATGACTGCCATCTGGGATATGCGCAAGAAGAACAAGCAGGCGTTCATCGACAAGCACGGTGCCAACCTGTCCTTCCTGCCATTCATCGTGAAGGCTACCGCCGAGGCTCTGGTCTCCCACCCGAACGTCAATGCGTCTTATAACCCAGAGACCAAGGAGATGACCTACCACTCGGACGTCAACATCGCTATCGCCGTTGACACCCCGAAGGGCCTGCTCACCCCGGTCATCCACAAGGCACAGGATTTGACCCTGCCGCAGATCGCTCAGCAGATTGCAGAGCTCGCTGATAAGGCCCGCAATAACAAGCTGAAGCCGAACGATCTCACCGGTGCTACCTTCACCGTGACCAACATCGGTTCCGAGGGCGCCATGCTCGATACCCCGATCTTGGTTCCGCCACAGGCCGGCATCCTGGGCACCGCGGCTATTGAAAAGCGCCCGGTCGTTGTCAACGAGAATGGCCAGGACGCCATCGCCATCCGCCAGATGTGCTACCTGCCATTCACCTACGATCACCAGGTAGTTGACGGTGCGGACGCAGGCCGCTTCATCACCACCATCAAGGACCGCCTGCAGACCGCTGACTTCCAGGCAGACCTCGAAGTCTAA
- a CDS encoding oxidoreductase translates to MFNPFRRNKSRSSLRPPRGPGETVRPEDAQDLQQWAAGKAFVEAFVEPETVVNEMSVVVVDENGDFIRRRIGGPKGIDAVAKLLSCDIYDVEETGYPQRMRDRMERQRILRKREEQRQRRARFERGENPDTGRELS, encoded by the coding sequence ATGTTCAACCCTTTCCGCCGCAATAAGTCCAGATCGTCGCTGCGACCACCCCGCGGACCGGGGGAGACCGTCCGCCCGGAAGACGCGCAGGATCTGCAACAGTGGGCCGCCGGAAAGGCTTTTGTAGAAGCCTTTGTGGAGCCGGAAACGGTAGTTAATGAGATGTCCGTTGTCGTTGTGGATGAAAACGGCGATTTTATCCGGCGCCGTATTGGCGGGCCGAAAGGCATAGATGCGGTGGCCAAACTATTGAGCTGCGATATTTATGATGTAGAAGAAACCGGCTATCCGCAGCGAATGCGCGATCGCATGGAAAGGCAGCGCATCTTGCGCAAAAGGGAAGAGCAAAGGCAACGCCGCGCCCGATTTGAGCGCGGCGAAAATCCCGATACAGGGCGAGAGCTAAGCTAG
- the thiC gene encoding phosphomethylpyrimidine synthase ThiC: protein MTAAPENHPKHSYSPIHHDGLEVPETEIQLDDSPQGPNEPFRVYRTRGPECAPEVGLPALRSEWISERGDTKEYTGRGRELADDGRAAQRRGASSQEWKGSKRPPLKAQPGRRVTQMHYARQGIITREMEFVALREHCDPEFVRAEVARGRAIIPNNVNHPESEPMIIGRKFLTKINANIGNSAVTSSIEEEVSKLRWATQWGADTVMDLSTGDDIHTTREWILRNSPVPIGTVPIYQALEKVNGVAEDLTWEIFRDTVIEQCEQGVDYMTIHAGVLLAYVPLASNRVTGIVSRGGSIMAGWCLAHHKESFLYEHFDELCEIFAQYDVAFSLGDGLRPGSLADANDAAQFAELKTIGELTRRAWEYDVQVMVEGPGHVPLNMIQENNELEQDWASDAPFYTLGPLVTDIAPGYDHITSAIGAAHIAMGGTAMLCYVTPKEHLGLPNRDDVKTGVITYKIAAHSADVAKGHPGARAWDDAMSKARFEFRWNDQFALSLDPETAQAYHDETLPAEPAKTAHFCSMCGPKFCSMRISQDIREMFGGQMAELGMPTLGDQVRAAAHGSAPEEGMQEKSAEFRRNGSQIYLREDADLA from the coding sequence ATGACGGCTGCCCCAGAAAACCACCCTAAGCATTCCTATTCCCCCATTCACCACGACGGTCTAGAAGTTCCAGAGACCGAAATCCAACTGGATGATTCCCCACAAGGCCCCAATGAGCCCTTCCGCGTCTACCGCACGCGTGGGCCAGAATGCGCACCTGAAGTGGGGCTACCGGCCCTGCGCAGCGAGTGGATTAGCGAGCGCGGAGATACCAAAGAGTACACCGGTCGCGGCCGCGAGCTGGCTGACGATGGACGTGCCGCACAGCGCCGCGGGGCGTCTTCCCAAGAGTGGAAAGGCTCTAAGCGCCCGCCGCTTAAGGCTCAGCCTGGGCGCCGCGTAACTCAAATGCACTACGCCCGCCAAGGAATCATCACCCGCGAAATGGAATTCGTAGCACTGCGTGAGCACTGCGATCCGGAATTCGTCCGCGCTGAGGTAGCTCGCGGCCGCGCCATTATCCCTAATAATGTCAACCACCCCGAGTCTGAGCCCATGATCATTGGGCGAAAATTTCTCACCAAAATCAACGCCAATATTGGTAACTCCGCGGTTACCTCCTCCATCGAGGAAGAAGTGTCCAAACTGCGCTGGGCTACCCAGTGGGGCGCGGACACCGTAATGGATCTTTCCACTGGTGACGATATCCACACCACCCGCGAGTGGATTCTGCGCAATTCCCCAGTTCCCATTGGCACCGTGCCTATTTACCAAGCATTGGAAAAGGTCAATGGCGTGGCAGAGGATCTGACCTGGGAAATCTTCCGCGATACCGTCATCGAGCAATGCGAACAGGGCGTGGACTATATGACCATTCACGCCGGTGTGCTCTTGGCGTATGTACCGCTAGCAAGCAATCGCGTGACCGGCATTGTCAGCCGCGGTGGCTCCATCATGGCGGGATGGTGCCTTGCTCACCACAAAGAGTCATTTCTGTACGAGCACTTCGATGAGCTGTGCGAGATTTTCGCTCAATACGATGTTGCATTTTCGCTTGGCGACGGCCTGCGCCCCGGCAGCCTTGCCGATGCCAACGACGCCGCCCAATTTGCAGAGCTAAAGACTATCGGCGAACTTACCCGCCGCGCCTGGGAGTATGACGTCCAAGTCATGGTGGAAGGCCCCGGACACGTGCCGCTCAACATGATTCAAGAAAACAACGAACTCGAACAGGACTGGGCTTCAGATGCCCCCTTCTATACCCTCGGCCCTCTAGTTACCGATATCGCCCCTGGCTATGATCACATCACTTCCGCCATCGGTGCCGCCCATATCGCAATGGGTGGTACAGCCATGTTGTGCTATGTCACGCCGAAGGAGCATTTGGGACTGCCCAACCGCGATGATGTAAAAACTGGTGTCATTACTTATAAGATTGCGGCGCATTCAGCGGACGTTGCCAAGGGACATCCAGGCGCCCGCGCTTGGGACGATGCCATGAGCAAGGCCCGCTTTGAATTTCGCTGGAATGACCAATTTGCGCTCTCCCTCGACCCCGAGACCGCTCAGGCCTATCACGATGAAACGTTGCCTGCTGAGCCAGCAAAGACCGCACACTTTTGTTCCATGTGTGGGCCGAAGTTCTGCTCCATGCGCATCAGCCAAGACATCCGCGAGATGTTCGGCGGGCAAATGGCCGAGCTGGGCATGCCGACGCTGGGCGACCAGGTCCGCGCGGCAGCCCACGGCTCAGCACCAGAGGAAGGTATGCAGGAAAAATCCGCCGAATTCCGCCGCAACGGGTCTCAAATTTATTTACGCGAGGATGCTGACCTAGCTTAG
- a CDS encoding isochorismatase family protein — MKPALIIVDVQHDFCPGGALGTERGNEVAAKIASLQQDYETVVATQDWHIDPGSHFSKDPDFVDSWPVHCVADSHGAAMHEAIGPAQAYFRKGEYTAAYSGFEGAANGTLLADWLRERHIDAVDIVGIATDHCVRATAADALREGFTVRVLREYCSPVDDARGETALQELAAAGATIC; from the coding sequence ATGAAGCCTGCTTTAATCATCGTTGACGTACAACATGACTTCTGCCCCGGCGGCGCCTTAGGCACCGAGCGGGGCAATGAGGTCGCTGCAAAAATCGCCTCCCTGCAACAGGACTACGAAACCGTCGTAGCCACGCAGGATTGGCACATCGATCCGGGTTCTCACTTTTCAAAGGACCCGGATTTTGTCGATTCTTGGCCAGTGCACTGCGTAGCCGACTCCCACGGGGCGGCCATGCATGAGGCCATCGGGCCGGCGCAAGCCTACTTCCGCAAAGGTGAATACACCGCGGCCTATTCCGGATTCGAGGGCGCTGCGAACGGTACCTTGCTCGCTGACTGGTTGCGCGAGCGCCACATAGACGCCGTGGATATCGTGGGCATTGCCACCGATCACTGCGTGCGCGCCACGGCCGCCGACGCCTTGAGAGAAGGGTTCACCGTCCGCGTACTGCGTGAGTACTGCTCCCCCGTTGATGATGCCCGTGGCGAGACCGCGTTGCAGGAATTGGCCGCTGCCGGTGCCACCATCTGCTAG
- a CDS encoding leucyl aminopeptidase: MAQSDLPARGHFPQVKLGKKVPKKAEALLIAAFEGEGGLELPGTELLGGAALRSTYEALVAVGASGKAGEVTRVPAPAKAGVASIIAVGLGDAEEVDDETLRRAAGQAARSITKVGAVATSLGDFGITPVVEGLILGGYKYSGLRSESAAETTTFTVVAEKSAQKEFDSAKITAESVLIARDLVNTPSNLLYPETYAEFLSAQAAEAGLEVEVLDEKALEKQGFGGIMAVGRGSARPPRLVRLSWKPKKAKRHVALVGKGITFDTGGISLKPGAKMWDMISDMGGSAAMAAAIIAAAKLNLKVGITATLPLAENMPGSDATRPGDVITHYGGITSEVLNTDAEGRLVLADAIARASEDNPDYLIETATLTGAQMVALGERTAGVMGSEEFRDRMAEIGREVGEKAWAMPLLEEHEESVKSASADIRNINAKREGGMEYAGTYLQHFVGEGIEWAHIDVAGPSFNTTGPYGYTPKMGTGVPTRTVVAALREIAELK, from the coding sequence ATGGCACAGTCCGATCTACCAGCACGCGGCCACTTTCCCCAGGTAAAGCTGGGAAAGAAGGTTCCTAAGAAGGCGGAAGCTCTACTTATCGCCGCTTTCGAGGGCGAAGGCGGCCTAGAACTGCCAGGCACCGAATTACTTGGGGGCGCAGCGCTGCGCTCCACTTATGAGGCGCTGGTGGCCGTCGGGGCCTCTGGCAAGGCCGGCGAAGTCACGCGCGTGCCGGCTCCGGCTAAGGCGGGTGTAGCATCCATCATCGCCGTTGGCTTGGGCGATGCGGAAGAAGTAGACGATGAGACGCTGCGCCGCGCCGCCGGCCAGGCCGCGCGTTCCATCACCAAGGTGGGGGCCGTAGCCACCTCCCTGGGCGATTTCGGTATCACCCCAGTGGTGGAAGGCCTCATCCTCGGCGGCTATAAGTATTCTGGCCTGCGCTCCGAGTCGGCCGCGGAGACCACCACTTTCACCGTGGTGGCGGAGAAGTCCGCACAAAAGGAATTCGACAGCGCCAAGATTACCGCCGAGTCCGTTCTCATCGCCCGCGACCTCGTCAATACCCCTTCCAACCTGCTCTACCCAGAAACCTATGCCGAATTCCTCTCTGCCCAAGCGGCAGAGGCCGGCCTTGAAGTCGAGGTCTTGGACGAAAAGGCGCTGGAAAAGCAGGGCTTTGGCGGCATCATGGCCGTCGGTCGCGGATCCGCCCGCCCGCCGCGCTTGGTCCGCTTGAGCTGGAAGCCGAAGAAGGCCAAGCGCCACGTCGCCCTAGTAGGCAAGGGCATTACCTTTGATACCGGCGGAATTTCCCTGAAGCCGGGCGCCAAGATGTGGGACATGATTTCTGACATGGGCGGTTCCGCTGCAATGGCCGCCGCCATCATCGCTGCGGCAAAGCTGAACCTGAAGGTGGGCATCACCGCTACCCTGCCGCTGGCAGAAAACATGCCGGGCAGCGATGCCACCCGCCCGGGTGACGTCATCACCCACTACGGCGGCATTACCTCCGAGGTACTCAACACTGACGCGGAGGGCCGCCTCGTGCTTGCCGACGCCATTGCGCGCGCCAGCGAAGACAACCCCGATTACCTCATCGAAACCGCGACCTTGACCGGCGCCCAGATGGTCGCCCTGGGTGAGCGCACCGCCGGCGTGATGGGCTCGGAAGAATTCCGCGATCGCATGGCCGAGATTGGCCGCGAGGTGGGCGAAAAGGCATGGGCCATGCCTTTGCTAGAGGAACACGAGGAATCCGTGAAGTCCGCCAGCGCCGATATCCGCAATATCAACGCCAAGCGTGAGGGCGGCATGGAATACGCCGGCACCTACCTCCAGCACTTCGTGGGCGAGGGAATCGAATGGGCCCATATCGATGTGGCTGGCCCTTCCTTCAACACCACGGGCCCTTATGGATACACCCCGAAGATGGGCACCGGCGTGCCCACCCGCACGGTGGTTGCCGCCCTGCGCGAGATTGCTGAATTAAAGTAG
- a CDS encoding branched-chain amino acid aminotransferase: MLDYTITRNDTPTSAEELSDILANPGFGKHFTDHMVTIDWTEEKGWHDAQVRPYGPMTMEPASNVFHYGQAIFEGIKAYRQPDGSIATFRPDHNAQRFINSAERLAMPELPQEEFIESLRQLVEADQDWVPEAGGEAALYLRPFMISTEVSLGVHPANSYRYVLIASPAGSYFSGGIKPVSVWLSTDYVRAAPGGTGAAKFAGNYAGSLLAQAQADEKGCDQVVWLDAIERRYIEEMGGMNLMFVYGSGDSAEIVTPELSGSLLPGITRESLLQVAQDLGYKVTERRITTEEWQRDAESGEMSEAFACGTAAVITPVGHVMGDSADFQVNGNEAGENTMALRERLTGIQRGAVEDAHGWLHTLVK; this comes from the coding sequence ATGCTTGATTACACGATTACTCGTAACGATACCCCTACGTCCGCGGAAGAATTGAGCGATATCCTCGCCAATCCCGGCTTTGGCAAGCACTTTACAGACCACATGGTCACCATTGACTGGACCGAAGAAAAGGGATGGCACGATGCTCAGGTGCGCCCATACGGACCGATGACCATGGAACCTGCCAGCAACGTATTCCATTATGGGCAGGCTATCTTTGAGGGCATCAAGGCCTACCGTCAGCCGGATGGTTCTATCGCTACTTTCCGGCCGGACCACAATGCGCAGCGCTTTATCAACTCCGCTGAGCGCCTGGCTATGCCCGAGCTTCCGCAGGAGGAGTTTATCGAGTCTCTGCGCCAATTGGTGGAAGCGGATCAGGACTGGGTACCAGAAGCCGGCGGGGAAGCAGCGCTGTACCTGCGCCCGTTTATGATCTCCACCGAGGTCTCCTTGGGCGTTCACCCCGCCAATTCCTACCGCTATGTGCTCATTGCCTCCCCAGCGGGTTCCTACTTCAGCGGCGGGATCAAGCCGGTTTCGGTGTGGCTATCCACCGACTACGTGCGCGCAGCCCCTGGCGGCACCGGCGCGGCCAAGTTTGCGGGCAACTACGCAGGCTCGCTCTTGGCGCAGGCCCAGGCAGATGAAAAGGGCTGTGACCAGGTGGTCTGGTTGGACGCGATTGAGCGCCGTTACATCGAGGAGATGGGCGGAATGAACCTGATGTTTGTGTATGGCTCTGGTGATAGCGCGGAGATTGTTACACCAGAACTATCGGGATCCTTGCTGCCCGGCATTACCCGCGAATCGCTATTGCAGGTAGCGCAGGATTTGGGCTACAAGGTCACCGAGCGCCGCATTACTACCGAAGAGTGGCAGCGCGATGCCGAATCCGGCGAAATGTCGGAGGCCTTTGCTTGTGGCACTGCCGCGGTTATTACGCCGGTGGGTCACGTAATGGGAGATTCTGCGGATTTCCAGGTCAATGGGAATGAAGCGGGTGAGAACACCATGGCCCTGCGCGAGCGCCTCACCGGAATCCAGCGCGGCGCAGTGGAGGATGCCCACGGTTGGCTCCATACCCTAGTGAAGTAG
- a CDS encoding nicotinate-nucleotide--dimethylbenzimidazole phosphoribosyltransferase gives MAIAQPDKQAHTAQDAQLAPWGRLTDAAQWLAACQGAAPAREPRRVRAVIFADQETSLSAAETAARRAEAGLNVVTVTDYSQAYSLGAATADAEIDAGADLLIPGGEELARVPAVVMATMTQTEPVVIVGKQRSVEDWKREVTAIRDAMFRVRNLEGMELVESCQSTVLAATVGFIARAAERRTPLLIDAPLTATAALLAERDNPGVKDWLFATSLSTAPAHKLALEKLGLHPLMELGMEPQPTLGALAALPLLLTGVEIAADA, from the coding sequence ATGGCCATTGCGCAGCCCGATAAGCAGGCACATACCGCACAGGACGCACAGCTCGCCCCTTGGGGGCGCCTGACCGACGCCGCTCAATGGCTGGCTGCTTGCCAAGGCGCGGCCCCTGCCCGTGAGCCGCGGCGCGTGCGGGCCGTGATTTTCGCGGATCAAGAGACCTCGCTTTCGGCCGCTGAGACCGCCGCGCGTCGCGCCGAGGCCGGGCTGAATGTAGTCACCGTGACGGATTATTCCCAGGCCTACAGCCTTGGAGCCGCAACAGCGGATGCGGAAATTGATGCCGGGGCTGACCTACTGATTCCCGGCGGCGAAGAGCTCGCCCGAGTACCGGCCGTGGTAATGGCAACTATGACGCAAACGGAACCGGTAGTGATCGTCGGCAAGCAGCGCAGCGTGGAAGACTGGAAGCGCGAGGTCACCGCAATCCGGGACGCCATGTTCCGCGTACGCAACCTCGAGGGCATGGAGCTGGTTGAATCGTGCCAGTCCACCGTGCTAGCAGCCACGGTGGGGTTCATTGCCCGGGCCGCGGAGCGCCGTACACCCCTGCTTATCGACGCCCCCTTGACCGCCACCGCCGCGCTTCTTGCTGAGCGCGATAATCCCGGTGTGAAAGACTGGCTCTTCGCCACCTCCCTATCCACTGCCCCTGCGCACAAGTTGGCACTGGAAAAGCTAGGGCTCCACCCCCTGATGGAACTGGGAATGGAGCCACAACCTACGCTCGGTGCCCTCGCGGCGCTGCCACTGCTGCTCACCGGAGTGGAGATCGCCGCGGACGCCTAA
- a CDS encoding DUF3043 domain-containing protein, whose translation MKLPWQKDDKTSTEPAPVQDKAQAEVQEVPQRKGYTPPKGRPTPKRAEQEIARGVKRDPNGMSDAQRYQHRKDMKKSMSKDEWKEYKKKERQERQQANREQQARMAEGDPRFLPARDQGEVRAYVRDWVDARRSLSNWVMPMALVLIVVMFLTYAVPSIATIINAVAMVILVIFAIEGVILARRCNNAVRAKFPGTTEAGFSLGFYAYSRASQPRKWRIPRPRVELGADV comes from the coding sequence GTGAAACTCCCGTGGCAAAAAGATGATAAGACCTCCACTGAGCCTGCTCCTGTACAGGACAAAGCTCAGGCAGAAGTTCAGGAAGTGCCCCAGCGCAAGGGCTACACCCCACCGAAGGGTCGTCCTACGCCAAAGCGCGCAGAGCAAGAGATTGCACGCGGCGTAAAGCGCGATCCCAATGGCATGTCCGATGCGCAGCGGTACCAGCATCGCAAGGACATGAAGAAGTCCATGAGCAAGGACGAGTGGAAGGAATATAAGAAGAAGGAGCGCCAAGAGCGCCAGCAGGCCAACCGCGAACAGCAGGCCCGCATGGCAGAGGGCGATCCGCGCTTCCTGCCCGCCCGCGACCAGGGTGAAGTGCGCGCCTATGTGCGCGATTGGGTGGATGCCCGCCGCAGCCTGAGCAACTGGGTCATGCCGATGGCCTTGGTGCTCATCGTGGTCATGTTCTTGACCTACGCGGTACCCAGCATTGCAACAATCATCAACGCGGTAGCGATGGTTATCCTCGTTATCTTCGCCATCGAGGGCGTCATTTTGGCCCGCCGCTGCAATAATGCCGTGCGAGCCAAGTTCCCCGGCACCACCGAAGCCGGCTTTAGCCTTGGCTTTTATGCGTATTCTCGCGCCAGCCAGCCGCGCAAGTGGCGCATCCCGCGCCCCCGCGTGGAGCTCGGCGCTGACGTTTAG
- a CDS encoding HesB/IscA family protein, whose product MTAPASATGVILTEAAAAKAKALLDQEGRDDLSLRIAVQPGGCAGLRYQLYFDDRTLDGDKVDQVGGVNLVVDKMSVPYLTGAKIDFADTIESQGFTIDNPNATGSCACGDSFN is encoded by the coding sequence ATGACCGCTCCAGCTTCCGCAACCGGCGTCATTCTGACTGAAGCAGCAGCCGCAAAGGCAAAGGCGCTGCTTGATCAGGAAGGCCGCGACGATCTCTCCCTGCGCATTGCCGTCCAGCCTGGTGGCTGCGCTGGCCTGCGCTACCAGCTCTACTTTGATGACCGCACTTTGGACGGTGACAAGGTTGACCAGGTAGGCGGCGTAAACCTCGTTGTGGACAAGATGTCCGTTCCCTACCTGACCGGTGCCAAGATTGACTTCGCTGACACCATCGAGTCCCAGGGTTTCACCATTGATAACCCGAATGCCACCGGCTCTTGCGCTTGTGGCGATTCCTTCAACTAA